In Cucurbita pepo subsp. pepo cultivar mu-cu-16 chromosome LG04, ASM280686v2, whole genome shotgun sequence, the following are encoded in one genomic region:
- the LOC111793840 gene encoding probable galacturonosyltransferase 11 yields the protein MRRRPADFRRPVRRRFTHWIWALFGVFTIVGLVLFVVHHNQSEDRIEQPLLERNSRIEQVAHDRLNFTEEISSATSFSRQLSEQITLAKAYLVIAKEHSNLHLAWELSSKIRSSQLLLSKAVMRGEPITLEEAEPIIKSLSALIFKAQDTHYDISTTIMTMKSHIQALEERANAATVQSTVFGQLAAEALPKSLHCLNVKLIADWMRYPSFQEQADERRNSQRVVDNNLYHFCIFSDNVLATSVVVNSTVLNADHPKQLVFHIVTNEINYGAMQTWFLSNDFKGSTIEVQKIEDFSWLNASYAPVLKQMLDPNTRAYYFGGLQDLAVEPKLRNPKYLLLLNHLRFYIPEIYPQLEKVVFLDDDVVVQKDLTPLFSLDLHGNVNGAVETCLEAFHRYYKYLNFSNSIISSKFDPQACGWAFGMNVFDLVAWRKANVTGRYHYWQEQNADGLLWKPGTLPPGLLTFYGLTEPLDRRWHVLGLGYDLNIDNRLIESAAVIHFNGNMKPWMKLGITRYKPLWKHYINQSHPYFEDCITS from the exons ATGAGGCGGCGGCCGGCCGACTTTCGCCGCCCGGTTCGACGGAGGTTTACGCATTGGATCTGGGCGCTTTTTGGGGTTTTTACAATCGTAGGACTCGTTTTGTTTGTAGTTCATCACAACCAGAGTGAAGATCGTATCGAACAGCCCCTCCTG GAGAGAAACTCAAGAATTGAACAAGTTGCTCATGACAGATTAAATTTCACCGAAGAAATATCGAGTGCCACATCGTTTTCCCGACAATTATCGGAGCAAATCACACTTGCGAAAGCTTATCTTGTTATTGCCAAAGAGCATAGCAATCTTCATCTTGCTTGGGAGCTGAGTTCTAAAATCAGAAGTTCTCAGCTATTGCTTTCAAAAGCTGTGATGAGAGGGGAACCCATCACTCTAGAGGAAGCAGAACCTATAATCAAAAGCCTGTCCGCTTTAATATTCAAGGCTCAAGACACTCATTACGATATTTCAACGACAATAATGACAATGAAGTCTCATATTCAAGCCCTTGAAGAGCGGGCGAACGCTGCCACGGTCCAGAGCACAGTGTTCGGGCAACTTGCAGCTGAAGCTCTTCCTAAGAGTCTTCACTGCTTAAATGTGAAACTCATAGCTGATTGGATGAGATATCCTTCCTTTCAAGAACAGGCAGATGAAAGGAGAAACTCCCAGCGTGTCGTGGATAATAATCTCTATCATTTTTGCATATTTTCGGATAATGTCTTGGCGACGTCTGTTGTTGTCAATTCTACTGTTTTGAATGCTGATCATCCAAAACAGTTGGTCTTCCACATTGTCACAAATGAGATCAACTATGGAGCTATGCAGACTTGGTTCCTTAGTAATGATTTCAAAGGATCCACAATAGAAGTTCAGAAGATTGAGGACTTCTCTTGGCTAAATGCCTCTTATGCTCCTGTTCTGAAACAAATGCTCGATCCAAATACACGAGCGTATTATTTTGGAGGGCTTCAAGATTTGGCAGTTGAACCGAAACTGCGTAACCCGAAGTATCTCTTGCTGTTGAACCATCTTCGGTTTTACATTCCAGAGATCTATCCACAGCTAGAGAAGGTAGTGTTCCTTGATGATGATGTTGTCGTTCAGAAAGACCTCACGCCACTATTTTCTCTCGATTTGCATGGAAACGTGAATGGAGCAGTTGAAACCTGCCTCGAAGCGTTTCATCGTTACTACAAGTACCTGAATTTCTCCAACTCGATCATAAGCTCGAAGTTTGATCCACAGGCATGTGGATGGGCCTTCGGAATGAATGTTTTTGATCTCGTTGCATGGAGGAAAGCAAACGTAACTGGTCGGTATCATTACTGGCAGGAACAAAATGCTGACGGTTTGCTTTGGAAGCCAGGAACTCTCCCTCCTGGTTTATTAACCTTCTACGGGCTAACGGAGCCACTAGACCGGAGATGGCATGTCTTAGGTTTAGGATATGACCTGAACATCGACAACCGGTTGATCGAGAGCGCAGCTGTAATTCACTTCAATGGAAACATGAAGCCATGGATGAAGCTGGGCATAACAAGGTACAAACCTCTCTGGAAACATTATATAAACCAAAGCCACCCTTATTTTGAAGATTGCATTACAAGTTAA